One genomic region from Microcystis panniformis FACHB-1757 encodes:
- a CDS encoding DevA family ABC transporter ATP-binding protein: MRIFQKERELVYFSPNEPVIAIKGLNHYFGTGELRKQVLYDIDLEIKAGEVVIMTGPSGSGKTTLLSLMGGLRSTQAGSLKILGQEMLGIGKGKMLKIRRQIGYIFQAHNLLKFLTAKQNVRMSLELHEEFLEQDLDQKAAAILESVGLGNRVDYYPHDLSGGQKQRVAIARALVSHPKLVLADEPTAALDKQSGRDVVEIMQKLAKEQGCTILLVTHDNRILDIADRIVNMEDGRLGD; this comes from the coding sequence ATGCGGATTTTTCAAAAAGAGCGAGAATTAGTCTATTTTAGCCCTAATGAACCCGTAATTGCCATTAAAGGCTTAAATCACTATTTTGGCACGGGGGAATTAAGAAAACAGGTTTTATACGATATCGATCTGGAAATTAAAGCGGGGGAAGTAGTAATTATGACCGGTCCTTCGGGATCGGGGAAAACTACTTTATTAAGTTTAATGGGAGGTTTGCGATCGACACAAGCGGGCAGTTTAAAAATTCTCGGCCAAGAAATGTTAGGAATTGGTAAGGGCAAAATGCTGAAAATTCGCCGACAAATTGGCTATATTTTTCAAGCACATAATTTACTAAAATTCCTCACAGCGAAACAAAACGTTAGGATGTCTTTGGAACTGCACGAGGAGTTTTTAGAACAAGATCTCGATCAAAAAGCGGCGGCAATTCTGGAGTCAGTCGGTTTAGGCAACCGCGTTGATTACTATCCCCATGATCTATCAGGGGGACAAAAACAACGGGTTGCGATCGCTCGCGCCCTCGTCAGTCATCCCAAATTAGTCCTCGCTGATGAACCGACCGCGGCCTTAGATAAACAATCCGGGCGCGATGTGGTGGAAATCATGCAGAAATTGGCCAAAGAACAAGGTTGCACGATTTTACTTGTCACCCACGATAACCGGATTCTCGACATCGCCGATCGCATTGTCAATATGGAGGATGGTCGTTTAGGGGATTAA